The genomic stretch ATTTCGTATCTCAATTCAACACCAATGGTGATGGGAGGCATGTTTTAGTAGGGATCCATACATTTTACTAGACTGCTAAAGGGGTCTTCATTCTTCCATTcttcaaaaaatgttttgttgatgccCTTTGTCTTAATGTCAGTCATCCATTCTCCCCAATCCCCACCAGCAATTGAGCCTGCCCTTGTagcaaaagaagagaataaaggaaCAAATCCTTCATAGATACCCTTTCTGACAAGATATATACTAATATGGTCCCAGTGGTTCCCTGACCAGCTCTTTTCTCTGGGAAGGATCACATTTCCTGATCTCTTCTCCAGGATGTTTTGAATCCCTTGTTATATGACTTTATTTTAAGGCAGAGCTACTCAactaatatttctttaaaaatgttttattgatggttTTAAAAGAATGATTGATGTCATTTCCCCAATAAACCCATTGCCCATGAAActcctctcttgtaacaaagaaccATAGTTAAGCAAAAATAGCAAACGATGATTATGTCTGGCAATGTAGGGGCAGTGTAAGACTCATTCTGCACCtatagtccaccacctctctacTGAGAAAAAGGAAGTGTATTTTATCCCGAAGTCAAGATTGGCCTTTGTACTTATGAGTTCTGATGTTGTatagtattcttttctttttcatgagtgTAATCATCGTGTATATTGTTGTCTTGATTGTACGGTGATAGGCATCTGAaaccaagagccttgggaatagaaGTGTCCCCCAACCAGCCCTGCTTTCAGCCTAGCCACCATAACCATCATTGAAAGGGGAAATCACTGTGAAGAGATTACCTACCTTACTCATCACCATCAGTAACAACTGCTGACCAACTGTCATCAAGAGTTGGATAGGCACAGAAACTTTGGGAGTGGCAGCACCCACCTGACCACTGTCCTTGCTCCCAGCCCAGCCCTCAGAACCATCAACTAGAGAAGTGACTTCTGTTGAGAGGGTACCAACTATGTCAACCAACTCCTACCCACAGGACAGGAAAGCTAGCTTGGATGGCGCAGTAAAgaccctgagggagagacaggtgGCATCAAGTGCCAGGTAAATTAAATCACCACTACCACCTTGATCACCATCTTGCTTCAGATGATGGGAAAATTTTGGATGATGATAATGTACTTTGTTTACCATCCTGCCAAATGACAAAGCAGCATGGTAGCTAccgtggaaagagtgctggattcagAATTGGAGTATTTAGTTATAGCctgcataaccttgggcaagtcatttaacttccttgggcctcagtttccctcatctgtaaataaagtGGGGCAGACTAGATGATTTTTGTGGTTtttgccagctctaaatccatgatcctttgTTAATTATTATAACTGACTCCTATTTATGACTAATCCCTCTGGAAAAGttctaacttataatatattccACTAATGCATTCAGGTTTTTGTATTCTATGTTTAGTATTTTTCATTTCCCACCCAAGATGCCTTTCTGTCTGAGAGGCTCTGCCAAGAActcactgtgtggccttgggtaagttgCTGCTGCTCTCTgggcctcctttccttccttgtaCAATGAGGTGGAGAGGCAGACTACATGTGATCCCCAAGGACCTTTTTAGCTTGGTGACCCATGGCCTCACTTCTCAGGAACCCAGGATTCTAAGAAAGCCTAACTGTTGGATTTCCTATAGTGATTGTATATCTTCCTTGTGCTTCGGGGGTGTTTTTTTAATGAGTTATTAAAGTATGTTTAACATGCTAAGATTTGAGACCCTGTCCACACAGACCTGAGCTCATTTCATTCGTGGAGTTGTAAACAGAAGTTTAAAAAGTCTATGAAAAGCATGTGAACCACACTTCGGCAGCCTCTGCACCCACACCTGCACATGCCCCTGCCCAGGGAGACTGGAGGAGTGGTCTGTTCTCATGGACCAAGAGCACCTGGTAGCCATCCTTCCTTAAACAAATGAGATGGAAGCTTACAGATGGCTTCTAGACTGGAGATACGGCCATGggtgaatggaaatagaaaagttaTAATGTGGACAGGCCTAAAGAAAGCCCAAAAGGTAGCTTCTGAAGACAGAGTTCTGAGGCTGTGGCTTTGGAAGCAAAGGCTTTGTCAGTACTCCAGGGTACTGCGAGTGGTTCATAGATCTAAagttgaagggacctcagagcctgTCTAGTTTGTCTGTCTCatattaaagaaactgaggctgagggaggttaaatgatttgctgaaggCCATATGGGTAGTTGCCATCCCAAAGGTGATATTcagactgtgagaaaataatggggttttggagACTCAGagacaccccccacacacacacacacatacacaaaggaaCTCTGGCTGTTTTtccagggccagcccagagtcaggagaatttcaaaggaaatgtagatcgaTCTTCCTAACTAAAGAAAGTTACCTAatttaagaccaccttcaagccatgtcagtcaatggacttgaatgttaccagccaattagcttggatgaaggtggagtgacccacctctacctgagacaggttaaaaagcCCTGGAGAGGGCTGGTGCACTctttctcgctctctctctctttctctctctctctctttctctctctctctctctctctctctgtctctctctctctctgtctctctctcccccctccccctctcttccttcccctcccccactgctctctctctcttctcttctaggTACATAGGGCTTCTCAACCTTctgagccatgtgtgctctctttactaatatttaatatgctttaataaatacttaatgccaccaaactggtgcagtagcctctaatttctaagtaacaaatgtaTTATGAATCCCAGCTAcattccctaacacttgggacaattataagGGACACCCCTTTAGTTTTTACTCACCACAGGCCCCAGGTCTTTTGACCCTAGATCTGGTATTGTATAGTCCAGTAGAAAGAGAGCTGAACTTGATGTTAATATAACccaaatttaaatctggcctcaggccgttactagctgtgtatccttgggcaagtcacttaacctctgtcttcctcagtttccacatctgtaaaatggggataataataatacctaccttccagggttggtATGAATTTCCAATGAGGTAACGTGTAAACATTCAacatctttgtaaatattcaaacCTATATagatgctagttgttattataatttttagtCCAAGATACCTGGGAAGACCCTTTGACTAGATGCTGTATTTTTGTTCCTTAACGGGTTTTAGAGACTCCACAGGGTGTAAGTAAGGCAACCAGCCATGGCCAAACCTTGGGTAGAAGTTGAAGGTTCCTACAGGCCCTTCCCCTCCACACATTTTTCTAATTTGGCAAAGAGTTGCGCCTAATTCTAGTCAAGTGCATTCTCTTCCAGAGAAAACTCTGCTAATAGGATTTGTCCCACCAGTAGCAAAGGAATTCCAATTAGAAGAAGGAGCTGGGGGAATGGGGATCTAGGCAGGGTTGGACCACCTCCATAAACGACACTAGCTGCATTCCCTTAGTGCTAGTCTTCAAGTCTGGCAGGCTGCAACTGCTGCCACCTGGAAATGTCTACTAGCTCTCTGGGGTAGTTTGACCCCCATTCTAAGGGATTGCTGGCTGTTCACTCAGCTTTGAGAAATGATTCAAAACCAGAGAATTGAACTCTTGTTCCACCAAAGGAAACAATGGCTTTGTTGGAGCTCTTGATAGCCtgcatgaggaggaggaggaggaggaggaggaggaggaagaggaggaagatgaggagggtgGTCCAGGGTCCACTTCCTTGAAtactgttgggttttttgttttttgttttttttgcttcaaGGAAAAATGGACAAGTATTGAATAAAGACCTGAAATAAACATCTTCAGTGACTTATAAAAATCTCACTGTTATTGGAGCCTAGAGCTCCATCTGAAATTCCAAAGTGAGAAGAATTTAGGATGAAAAGCAAAGGAACGTTGTAAGGAACAACCTTCCTccaaataagttaaaaaaaaaaagaatgggaaaattaaGGGGGTAGATTTCAGAGCTGACATTGAACATTCAAAGGTTTGCCATTGGAAATCAAAACTGCGTAGTTCTGAAAACTTTCCTATCTCTCAGTTCCTCAGCAATTAGTTTTGATCATCTCCTGTTCCTTTTCTAAAGAGAGCTCCCTGGCTGTTTTCCAcaggcaaaaatgaaaacaaaaaagattcatTGGTTGAAGTTAGAATGTAAAATGGTCCTTCCACCCTGCAAAGTAAAGGTGGAACCAACCCTTGGAATAAAACACAGGGTGAAATTCATTTCcacttctttaaatatttattgaaatgacATATAAAGGGTTAGCACTGTCTTCACTGGCCCTGCCTGCAATTCCTGGAATCCGACAGCCCTGGAAATCACTCAGCTCCTCAATGAGGCTGCTGGAGCTTGCTGGTGAGCTGTGCACTTTTTCTGTCTGTCTACACAAGATAGCTTTAAGTAGAACAGCTCAGTGCATAAAATTGTGAAGTTTACATATGAGGGTCCCAGCACAGGCTCTAGGAGGTTGTTGGCATTTTTTAAATAACAGGAGCTGGTAAAGGGGAAAGAACCAATCTGAGAAATCTTTCTCCCTGCTTTATTTAATGCTTAGTCTAAGAAATTTGACTTATATCCTCCTTCTGCCAACTCTTTAAAACATGAGTGACCATCACAGCCTCAAGttataaaatatggaaatatataacaTGAGAATACAATTATCATCTGAATAATAAACTTAAGACAGCTAAAGAGTGATTAGGTTCTCAGGATTCCTGGACTTATAAAGGAGCTATTCAAAACCCCAGAGCAAAATGATACACTGAGAGCCCAAATCCTGAGCATCTAAAGATGGATCCAAAATatctcttcctcttgaaattgCTAAGGTCTTGGGCATTGCTTCCAAGCACAAGGCACTTAACTGGAGACAATCCAGCTGGGGAACAGAGGGGCAGCAAGACCCTCATCGGGTTACTGGGATTTGTAAGCACAACAGCTGGGATACATGTCTCACAGTCTTTTTCATTTTGAGCATGCTGAAATTCAGGGAAGAgtcccccctccacacacacacacactcattgtAATGGGAGTACAACGTACTGTTGATTCCTTCCCTGAAAAAATAGAAAccacagctaataaataaaagagaaaaggaggcagtGAAGGATAAACCTGGAGATTTTGCTGCTTGGTTGCTAAATGAAAATGCAGATCAGGGTTAGATTCAGGGCATGCTGAGGTTTTATCGCCTTTTCCAACCAGAAGCATTGTGAGTGAAGAGTCATCGAGGGAAAAGTCTCCTGACTTCCCGGCTTCCAGGTGATTTCTGAAACAAGCAAGTAACTGAACTGGTAGGCATAGATGATCAGGCATGATCCCACAGCACCTTTTGAAGTTACTGGAGTTCCATTAACAGTGCTTTTATAGCAGAAAAATCTAGAGCAACCACCACCACAAATATCATACAGAGTGATAGAGCTGCgactttcttttttcaattgtaCCCCAGACTTACTTTTCAAAGGGAAATCCAAAGTATCAATCTGGGAGGGAAGATGATGGGGAGAGAAGTGATGTCCCCAACACAGTATTGACAGTCTCTTCACCTCCAGTGTGTGCTGTTGGAAGTCCCACCTACACTTTGAGATAGTCGTTTTTGAGTCTCCCTAACCGGGTGCCGTGGCTTCGGATGGTTAGGGCGAGTAGCTCGTATTTATCCCTCAGCCCTGCGGAGACATCCAAAGTTTCCTTAAGTAGAGACCTGGTATGGATTAACATCCCCAGAAAATCATCATTAAGCCTGCTCTCTTGCCTGCCCTCCTGCTCCCGGCCCTGCTTGAACTTGCTCTCCAGCTCAGTGAGTGACTTGTCAGAGTTGGAGTAAGCATCACCGATCTGATTGGATTCCCGGCGCAGGTACTTTCCATAGCTTTCCTCTCCATCCAAGTCATAGGAGATGCTCTTGCTGATGCCCTCCAGGACCCTGCCTGCATCTTCGACCTGTCGCCCCAGCACCGTGAACTCTTCCCGCAGGGTGAGGCTCAGCAGACTGCTGGCCTGGCCCGTCTCTCCTTGGGCGCAGCGCCGGTGGTCACTCACTCGGAAGAGCAACTGACACTTCTCCGGGTCATCGTTCTCTTCATAGTCCCCGTCGGGCACAAAGTAGTGATGCAGGGTCCCGTTGGACATCTCTGGGTAGAGGGGCCCATCAAAGTAGCCATGGCACAGATGACAGAGGAAACCCAGCCAGATATACCACAGCCCTGGCATCCTGGAGATTAAGGCTGGAGCTGGGGAAAGAGGATTCGTGGTCAGAGGGGTACTTGGTCTCCAGTCACGAGTGGAGGGAAATGAAGCAGCCTCCTTCCCTACCCCAAGTCAATGCCCAGCAGCCTCAGTCTGAGTCCCAGCCTCTTTACTGCAACCAGCCCCCAGACCCTTAGCAGGCTTCATGTGGGTTCACCACAAAGCACATCTCCTTTGTGGTCCTTGGGTTTGTTTCACCCACAGGTCTTCGGGCTATGTTCTTCCCACGTCCTTCCTTGAGAGACACCCCTCACTGGCAGAAATTCAGCGTCCCTGCCTCCGAGGAAGGAGGGGGGATCCCCTTCCTCTGGCTGAGGACTCAGGAGGAGCGTCTGTTCTGGGGGATTCCCTTTCTCCGCTCTGAGACTGGTCCCTTCTTCCTAGGAGATGGAGCAGGCAGCTGAAGGCAAGAAAATCAGGAGGAAAGGGCAGGGACTCTTGCAATCAGATAGTGCTAGCTGTCTGGGTCTTTGGGCCGCTTACTACTATTCCAACTCCTGCTTTGGTAATGCGGAGCTTTTCCTCCGGCTAATGATATCCTTAGGATCTCCAGGCTCTCAAATTACAGCAGGATTTCGTCACTTAGAAGCCAGGGAACAAGTTTGGAAAGAATCCTTTTACCAGGTCTCCGTTGTTAAAGCTACAGGGTCtctttttcattatatatatataaaagaatgtgAGTGAACCTCTCCAGGACAGAGTTTTAACTTGAAAATAGGGAAGGCAGGACTTGGCAGTTCATGAGGTTCGGAGGATTTTCCAACTCAAACCATGAGCTGGAGAAAACAGACTGTCCTCTGATGCCTTCTCTGCATAAATGCTTCTTCTCCACTTAGTTGTCAGTTAGGCTGAACCTTCTGAATAATTCTATTTTCGCATTTGCACTTAAGTCTCTGGGACTCATTCAGAAGACAGAGAGATGGCAGACTGGATGAGCAGGTTAGGATTTAAGACAAAGGACCCTGCCACCCTTCAAAACATCAGCAAGAGAGGAGAGGAGTCACCTTGGCCTTAAAtgctgtttattttaaaaatagaagctaCAGAATGGAATTGCACCAGGTTTCTATGTAAGATGGCAGGAggggtgctttcttttttttttctttttctttctttctttttttttttttttttggtgtgagacaattggggttaagtgacttgcccagggtcacacagctagtaagtgttaagtgtctgaggtcagatttgaattcaggtcctcctgactccagggccagtgctctatccactgcgccacctagctgccccagggtgttttctttttaagaaaacagCCAAAGTCAAACTGTAACATTGTGGTTCCATTGCTCATAGCTGGAATGCCCTCCTCCTCCCTGTCACCTCCCACCACAACCAAGTGGAACACCACCCATCCTTCCAGACCCAGTTCAAAATGctgcctcctccatgaagcttttcttggTTAACCTGGCCAGAAGTAGTCTGTGATTTGGGCATCAAAAGGCCATAGATTTGCAACTAGGAGAATATTTGAAACCATTTAgtacaattccctcattttacagatgtggaaatgaggcctagagaggttaagtcactagGCTGAAGTCATACAGGGAGAAATGGAAGAATTTGGATCCCAGGTCATCAGACTGCAAAAGTAGCTTTGTCTGTACTGTACCAAGTGGCCTACATTGTAGACAACACTTAGTGTCCCTTTTCTGCTCTTAATCAGATTCTATTCTAGTCCTATTatcaataaacacatatatacgtattatatgcctacacacatacacacatgcacaatctatatatatgcacatatgcaatATATAGTAATGTGGtatgattatataatatatgtaaatataatataatcattgcatatataatacataatatgtgcaatttatatatatatattaaaatatatgtaatataataagaggcagctagatgactaaATGATTAGAacattgaacctggagtcaggaagactagatacttactagcagtatgatcttgggcaagtcatttaactcctctttaccttaatctactgaagaagaaaatgacaaaccacttcagtttctttgccaatAATTCCATCCTACCCCTACTTAAGTAATTTCTTCGATACCTTCAACTCCAAAATTCTGtgcttttatgatttcttttagcTCAATTTATATTCATGACAGCTCTATAAAATCAGTTGAACCATTGGGACCATTCCCAGTTTATAAATGGGAATGCTAAAACACAGAAGACAGGTCATTTGCCCAAAATCATGCTTAAATCAGTTTCTGTTACATAAATTATGGTGTTTTAGCTCATCTTACAAAGCTTCTAGATGAGCATTCTTGAGAGTAgttctttctactttttaatttatGTCTATCACATGATTATGTTGTTCAGGGAGAAATCTGCCTGTGGATGGGTTGtcccacttccttttccactCTGATTTCTTATGCCATGAAAAGTCCCCTGCACACCCCAAACTGATGATTTTTGTCATTAGTCGATTTCTTTCCCTGAACCTGAACACTTTTTTGAGCTCTGTCCATTAGTGAATTGTTCTATGAACCATTATTCACATTAATTTCTGTTTACTCCAATTGAATATGTGTCTACATGACATCAAACACCTGGATGAAAAATGAAGAATCCAGGCAATCGTTTGGACATTCTACCTCCTTGATGCCAAACATCTGGATGTTTGGAAATATCCAAATGATTGACAGAATTTTCCAGTTTTTAGTCCAGATGTTCAGCATCAGGAAGACATAGGTCTTGGACAGTTTATTGTGCGTTTATATCAGTCATAATAGTCTGCCATATTTTCTCAGGGCTTTGGGAAAGTAAATTGTATGCTTTGCTCCAGTAGACCTGGCTTGGGGATATGGGGACTTCCACCCCACTTCTCAGTGACTGTAACAAAGGACATAGGCAACTGGCCTGTAACACAATGGATGATACaaaccaatgaggaaaagaagaattttctGTGATCCATTTTACATACATAGACTTCCTCTCCATGAAATATTTCCTGCCCGAGGTTCACAAGATAATAGGGACCTCAAAGTCACTAAGCACTAAATAAATCTAAGATGAtatgagctagaagggacttcaaaaaaaaccctttcactTTTTGCATGGGAAAACTCTATTGCAAAATACTGTGGGGACACAAGAGATATTATAATCCCTTATAATGTTTAGTCGTAATGTTTAAATATGGAAGCAAAagttcagagaagtgaaatgatttacccaagtttGCACAGTAAACCATGGAGAGAGCTGGGATTAGGATCCAGACCTTCCTAATTTAGCATCTGATATACTTTTCATTATACCTCATTGCTCTGTATATTAGTCAACAGGCAATCAGTAAAATTTATAGAGTAATCCTTGTGTGTAGTGTGTTGAGGAtgaaactttttgttttgtttttgtgaggcaattagggttaagtgacacagccagtaagtgttaagtgtctgaggccaaatttgaactcaggtcctcctgactccagggccaatgttctatccactgtaccatctagctgcccctgaggatgaaacttttaaaaaataaaaaccagtcTATTAAAGAGAACAGAGAGGCATGGTAGAGTAGTgaaaatagagcactgggttagAATGCTCtttaatctggggcagctaggtggctcagtggatagagcactgacactggagtcaggagtacctgagttcaaatctgatttcagacactttactacctgtgtgatcctaggagcaagtcacttaaccccaattgcctcagcaaaaaaaaaaaatgtagaatgcTCTCTAGTCTGAAGTTGAAACTCTTTAACaaaattatctgtgtgactttaggcaaataaCTTCACTTCTCTGCCATTTTGAAG from Dromiciops gliroides isolate mDroGli1 chromosome 6, mDroGli1.pri, whole genome shotgun sequence encodes the following:
- the FIBIN gene encoding fin bud initiation factor homolog, encoding MPGLWYIWLGFLCHLCHGYFDGPLYPEMSNGTLHHYFVPDGDYEENDDPEKCQLLFRVSDHRRCAQGETGQASSLLSLTLREEFTVLGRQVEDAGRVLEGISKSISYDLDGEESYGKYLRRESNQIGDAYSNSDKSLTELESKFKQGREQEGRQESRLNDDFLGMLIHTRSLLKETLDVSAGLRDKYELLALTIRSHGTRLGRLKNDYLKV